In the genome of Molothrus aeneus isolate 106 chromosome 5, BPBGC_Maene_1.0, whole genome shotgun sequence, one region contains:
- the LOC136557115 gene encoding heterogeneous nuclear ribonucleoprotein 87F-like — protein sequence MGGIGWNGRDGMEQEGWEGWNRRDGRDGMEREGWEAWDGTGGMGWNRRDGRDGTGGMGGMGWNGRHGMEQEGWDGTGGMGGMEQEGWEGWNRRDGRHGMEREAWDGTGGMGWNRRDGRDGTGGMGWNRRDGRDGMEQEG from the coding sequence ATGGGAGGGATAGGATGGAacgggagggatgggatggaacaggagggatgggagggatggaacaggagggatgggagggatgggatggaacgGGAGGGATGGGAGGCATGGGATGGAacgggagggatgggatggaacaggagggatgggagggatggaacaggagggatgggaggcATGGGATGGAACGGGAGGCATGGGATGGaacaggagggatgggatggaacaggagggatgggagggatggaacaggagggatgggagggatggaacaggagggatgggaggcATGGGATGGAACGGGAGGCATGGGATGGaacaggagggatgggatggaacaggagggatgggagggatggaacaggagggatgggatggaacaggagggatgggagggatgggatggaacaGGAGGGATAG